The following proteins are encoded in a genomic region of Gimesia algae:
- a CDS encoding DUF1549 domain-containing protein, protein MSCDKIRTIAFFKAVLCASSIFCLTTAHVSAAEKPISFYQQIRPILQAQCAGCHHPRNPEGEYVVTEFSHFLKGGESETKAIVPGKPDESYLVKLITPNGNEAEMPKAKTPLSQDQINLVRLWIQQGARNDSPAKVEYRFTQEHPPTYSSPPVITSLAYSPDGKILAVAGFHEVILHAAEGDQILARLIGKSQRIESVQFSPDGKYLTVTGGTPAERGEVQIWDLATKTLKKSIPLTYDTLYGASWSPDGKLLAFGCSDNTVRVIEVETGKEVLYQNAHYDWVLDTVFSKDGSHLISVSRDRTTKLTELKTQRFIDNITSITPKALTGGLAAIDRHPTQDTVLVGGADGVPKLYHVFRQSKRVIGDDANLVRQFPALKGRIFGVDIHPGGKQLVAVSSLNHTGELKVFDFDIADKFSDDLVKILSERVASRSAADKKQIEEIRNKGVKVVSEVKIPESGLYTVCYHPDGEVIATAGQDGQVRLYEAKTGTLKKSFVPVPLQQAGSLVAAKPAGKQKVSGKQKRQLVVVDINEKKLPAESFSNTDPLVKLEVQPAETTIAQKYDTVQFLVTGYTKSGAKTDLTRLAQMSLKGKEIINVSPRGLVRALKPGTAEVQFSLHGQQATAKIRVADFPNSYSPDYWRDVAPAFTKMGCNSGLCHGANKGKDGFKLSLRGTDDLFDLRAFTDDLKSRRVNLAAPEQSLILLKAIAEVPHKGGQVALPGDAHYEIVSSWIKEGTPLKRDAPRVASIKVVPENPVVPRAGLLQQFRVLATYDNGEIRDVTSDAFIDCSNIEIAKMHHGGIAEVLRRGEAPLLARYEGKYAATTVTVMGDRSEFAWKQLPVFNYIDELVDQKLKKTKTLPSDLCSDTEFIRRIYIDLTGLPPTIDDVKAFLADKRESRTKRNELIDRLLGSQEYVEHWTNKWADLLQVNRKYLGTEGSQLFHDWIRKSIDKNVPYDKFVYSILSASGSNKEVPAASYFKIHRTPEDTMENTTHLFLSIRFNCNKCHDHPFERWTQDQYYETSAFFAQYDLKNAPESKGRTIGGTAVEGRKPLFEVVYDKKDGEMIHERTGAKTPPEFPYPAEFKVTGKVKEELSRREKLARWITSRDNQYFAKAYANRIWGYLTGTGLIEPIDDIRAGNPPSNPELLDRLTADFLKHDFDIRHMMRVICQSRTYQLSIESNEWNQDDNINFSHAKARRLPAEVLYDALCRVTGSQSNIPGVPAGTRAAELPDVGFELKSDFLAKFGRAQRESPCECERSSSVELGPVMALISGPTVGNAISDPNNAISKLVQTEKDDPALINSLFLRVLNRPASPEETQAGVKLIQQQIKSEDESLKKRLAAYEKGLKPEVIQQENQRVQNIQAAQQKVAEFEKAIAPREAFLNKEQQVRTAKLQKALSAYQSSIQDKIAAWEKQEAKGTNWTPIKSVTVKATNEATLEPQKDLSLLAKGKNGKGNYEIVTETSLKNLSAVRLEVLTDDSLPRKGPGRSTDGNFVLTEFEVYAAPKSKPDQKTKLTLLNAQADFSQNGYAIATAIDGKLAPQGNGWAVSPQIGKPHVASFDIRSKLLTDDQGTILTFVMKQEFNSNSHSIGRFRLSITDSIGPTTLDQHPKDIQNILAKGGKKRNAAEKKKLQEYYSKADSQLQSMIKAVADSKQPRPTDPVLVQYRNHLQAMLEVKPVDRMLTRLRSDVQLSAEQLKHHRLIAAQDLTWALINSPAFLFNH, encoded by the coding sequence ATGTCCTGCGACAAGATCCGTACCATTGCTTTTTTCAAGGCCGTGCTCTGCGCCAGTTCTATTTTCTGTCTGACTACTGCGCATGTTTCTGCAGCTGAGAAACCAATCAGCTTTTATCAGCAGATCAGGCCTATCCTGCAGGCACAGTGTGCCGGTTGCCACCATCCGCGAAATCCCGAAGGGGAATATGTCGTCACCGAGTTCTCCCATTTTCTCAAAGGGGGAGAAAGTGAAACAAAAGCGATTGTGCCCGGTAAGCCGGATGAAAGCTATCTGGTCAAACTGATCACACCTAATGGCAATGAAGCGGAAATGCCGAAAGCAAAAACGCCTCTGTCTCAGGATCAGATCAACCTGGTGCGCTTATGGATTCAACAGGGAGCCCGCAATGATTCGCCGGCAAAGGTGGAGTATCGTTTCACTCAGGAGCACCCGCCAACCTATTCCTCACCCCCGGTCATTACTTCTTTGGCTTATTCACCCGATGGCAAAATTCTGGCCGTCGCCGGGTTTCATGAAGTGATTTTACATGCTGCTGAAGGTGATCAGATTCTGGCCCGTTTGATTGGAAAGTCACAACGCATCGAATCGGTCCAGTTTTCACCAGATGGGAAATATCTGACAGTCACAGGCGGGACTCCCGCGGAACGGGGAGAGGTTCAGATCTGGGATCTGGCAACCAAAACGCTGAAGAAGTCAATTCCACTCACCTACGATACCCTCTACGGTGCCAGCTGGTCTCCTGATGGAAAGCTTCTGGCTTTTGGCTGTAGTGACAATACCGTCCGCGTGATTGAGGTTGAAACCGGAAAAGAAGTCCTGTATCAGAATGCCCACTACGACTGGGTTCTGGATACCGTTTTTTCCAAGGATGGCAGCCATCTGATTTCTGTCAGCCGGGATCGCACAACGAAACTGACGGAACTGAAAACACAGCGGTTCATCGATAATATTACTTCGATTACCCCCAAGGCTCTGACGGGCGGACTGGCTGCCATCGATCGGCATCCGACACAGGATACAGTGCTGGTCGGCGGAGCGGATGGTGTGCCCAAACTGTATCATGTCTTTCGGCAGTCAAAACGGGTGATTGGAGATGATGCAAATCTGGTACGCCAGTTCCCTGCTCTGAAGGGGCGTATTTTTGGTGTGGATATTCATCCTGGTGGCAAGCAACTGGTCGCTGTCAGCAGTCTGAATCATACTGGTGAACTGAAAGTGTTCGATTTTGATATCGCTGACAAGTTTTCAGATGATCTGGTGAAAATTCTCTCCGAGCGGGTCGCATCAAGATCTGCAGCAGATAAGAAACAGATCGAGGAGATTCGGAATAAAGGGGTAAAAGTTGTCAGTGAAGTCAAAATTCCAGAATCCGGTTTATACACGGTCTGCTACCATCCGGATGGTGAAGTCATTGCGACTGCCGGGCAGGACGGCCAGGTACGCCTGTATGAAGCGAAAACAGGAACGTTGAAAAAATCCTTTGTACCAGTTCCTTTGCAACAGGCTGGTTCTCTGGTTGCGGCTAAGCCAGCAGGAAAACAGAAAGTTTCCGGGAAACAGAAAAGGCAGCTTGTTGTCGTTGATATCAATGAGAAGAAACTCCCCGCCGAATCGTTCAGCAATACTGATCCATTGGTGAAACTGGAAGTCCAGCCTGCAGAAACCACGATTGCTCAGAAATACGATACCGTTCAGTTTCTGGTGACCGGCTATACCAAATCCGGTGCTAAGACAGATTTGACTCGTCTGGCGCAGATGTCGCTCAAGGGAAAAGAGATCATTAATGTCTCTCCCCGCGGACTGGTCAGGGCGTTGAAACCAGGAACCGCAGAAGTTCAATTCAGTCTGCACGGCCAACAGGCAACTGCGAAAATCAGGGTTGCAGACTTCCCGAACAGTTACAGTCCTGACTACTGGCGGGACGTGGCGCCGGCGTTTACAAAAATGGGGTGCAATTCCGGCTTATGTCACGGTGCAAATAAAGGGAAAGATGGATTTAAACTTTCTCTGAGAGGGACTGATGATCTGTTTGACCTGCGTGCCTTTACAGACGATCTCAAATCACGACGTGTGAATTTAGCCGCACCGGAACAGAGTCTGATTCTGCTGAAAGCAATTGCCGAAGTACCTCACAAGGGAGGCCAGGTGGCTCTTCCCGGAGACGCACATTATGAGATTGTTTCCTCCTGGATTAAAGAGGGCACACCGCTCAAACGGGATGCGCCTCGCGTCGCCAGCATCAAGGTCGTGCCTGAAAATCCGGTTGTGCCGCGCGCAGGACTGCTCCAGCAGTTCCGGGTTCTGGCAACATATGATAATGGAGAGATCCGCGATGTGACCTCCGATGCCTTTATCGATTGCAGCAACATTGAAATTGCCAAAATGCATCACGGCGGGATCGCTGAAGTGCTCCGCCGAGGCGAAGCCCCCCTGCTCGCCCGCTATGAGGGCAAGTATGCGGCGACGACGGTCACCGTCATGGGAGATCGCTCTGAGTTTGCCTGGAAACAGCTACCTGTTTTTAACTACATCGACGAGTTGGTAGATCAGAAACTCAAAAAAACGAAGACTTTGCCTTCTGATTTGTGTTCAGACACTGAGTTTATCCGTCGGATCTATATCGATCTGACAGGATTACCACCCACGATTGATGATGTGAAAGCATTTCTTGCCGATAAACGCGAGTCTCGTACCAAACGCAACGAGTTGATCGATCGTTTACTGGGCAGCCAGGAATATGTGGAACACTGGACGAATAAATGGGCTGACCTGCTGCAGGTCAATCGCAAGTACCTGGGGACAGAAGGTTCTCAACTGTTCCACGACTGGATCCGCAAATCAATAGACAAGAATGTACCTTACGACAAGTTTGTCTACAGCATTCTGTCCGCTTCGGGTTCCAATAAAGAAGTACCTGCGGCTTCGTATTTCAAGATTCATCGTACTCCCGAAGATACGATGGAAAATACGACACATCTGTTTCTGTCGATCCGCTTCAACTGCAATAAGTGCCACGATCATCCCTTTGAACGCTGGACTCAGGATCAATATTACGAAACGTCGGCTTTCTTCGCGCAGTATGATTTAAAGAACGCCCCGGAAAGCAAAGGTCGCACGATTGGTGGAACTGCCGTCGAAGGACGTAAGCCTTTGTTTGAAGTGGTGTACGATAAAAAAGACGGAGAGATGATTCACGAACGAACCGGTGCCAAAACACCTCCGGAATTTCCCTACCCTGCCGAGTTTAAAGTGACTGGCAAAGTGAAAGAGGAGCTCTCACGTCGTGAAAAACTGGCACGCTGGATTACCTCCCGGGACAATCAGTACTTTGCCAAAGCGTATGCGAATCGCATCTGGGGTTATCTGACGGGTACCGGTCTGATCGAGCCGATTGATGATATCCGGGCTGGAAATCCGCCTTCGAATCCGGAATTACTGGATCGATTAACGGCTGATTTTCTAAAGCATGATTTTGATATTCGACACATGATGCGCGTGATCTGTCAGTCACGGACTTATCAGTTATCGATCGAATCCAACGAGTGGAATCAGGATGACAACATCAATTTCTCGCACGCCAAAGCACGGCGTCTGCCTGCAGAAGTTTTATATGATGCCTTGTGTCGTGTAACGGGATCACAGTCAAATATTCCCGGAGTTCCCGCCGGTACGCGTGCTGCTGAACTGCCCGACGTCGGTTTTGAATTGAAGAGTGACTTCCTGGCAAAGTTCGGGCGTGCACAACGCGAGAGCCCCTGTGAGTGCGAGCGGTCATCCAGCGTAGAACTGGGGCCGGTGATGGCTTTGATCAGTGGCCCGACGGTGGGAAATGCGATCAGCGATCCCAATAATGCCATCAGTAAACTGGTCCAGACCGAAAAAGACGACCCGGCTCTGATTAACTCACTCTTCCTGCGGGTATTAAATCGCCCCGCTTCACCCGAGGAAACGCAGGCAGGAGTCAAGCTGATTCAACAACAGATTAAGAGTGAGGATGAGTCACTGAAAAAACGGCTGGCTGCCTATGAAAAAGGATTAAAGCCGGAGGTGATTCAGCAGGAAAACCAGCGCGTACAGAATATTCAGGCAGCGCAACAGAAAGTAGCAGAGTTTGAGAAAGCGATTGCGCCACGCGAAGCCTTCCTTAACAAGGAACAGCAGGTGCGCACGGCTAAATTGCAGAAAGCATTGTCCGCCTATCAGAGTTCGATTCAGGACAAGATCGCCGCCTGGGAAAAACAGGAAGCGAAAGGCACCAACTGGACTCCCATCAAGTCTGTCACGGTTAAAGCCACGAATGAAGCAACTCTGGAACCACAGAAAGATCTGTCTCTGCTGGCGAAGGGGAAAAATGGGAAAGGGAATTATGAAATTGTCACCGAAACCAGTCTGAAAAATCTCTCGGCAGTCCGGCTGGAAGTGCTGACGGATGATTCGCTTCCCAGGAAAGGTCCCGGGCGTTCGACAGATGGAAATTTCGTATTGACTGAATTCGAAGTTTACGCGGCTCCGAAATCAAAGCCGGATCAGAAAACTAAACTCACGCTGTTGAATGCTCAGGCTGATTTCAGTCAAAATGGCTATGCGATTGCCACGGCCATTGACGGCAAGCTTGCTCCACAAGGAAATGGCTGGGCGGTTTCACCACAAATCGGAAAACCACATGTGGCCAGTTTTGATATTCGGTCGAAGCTTCTCACTGATGATCAGGGAACCATTCTGACATTTGTCATGAAACAGGAGTTCAACAGCAATAGCCATTCGATTGGCCGTTTCCGCCTGTCGATCACGGACAGCATCGGACCGACCACCCTCGATCAGCATCCCAAGGATATTCAGAATATTCTGGCTAAGGGGGGAAAGAAACGAAATGCTGCTGAGAAAAAGAAACTGCAGGAATATTACAGCAAAGCCGACAGTCAGTTGCAGTCGATGATCAAAGCAGTGGCCGACAGTAAGCAACCGCGTCCGACCGACCCGGTTCTGGTCCAATACCGTAATCATCTGCAGGCCATGTTGGAGGTAAAGCCGGTTGATCGGATGCTGACGCGACTGCGCAGTGATGTGCAATTGAGTGCCGAACAGCTCAAACATCATCGTCTGATTGCCGCGCAGGACCTGACCTGGGCTTTGATTAACAGCCCTGCGTTCCTGTTTAATCATTAA
- a CDS encoding vWA domain-containing protein — MRQLQQLKDEETSSPHDQSRRGAFMVMAAPFLVATMGFMAFGIDIAVITMTKTRMRNAVEAAALAAAQQITDAVQTTADGIGGSDNVSSDVQDANSIAVETARAVAEKVARLNGVYIDPETDVEFGKRYQDSSGTFHMVWGENAKPYNVVKVTARKDNATEGQPDSRLQLFFAGFMSEKTAAVTTSAIAFIEARDIVLVLDYSGSMSYDSEFDAMSSYRLGKSAVEANLDDIWDTLVASGATYSDTGNLKFPATGYGKIDSAVGKYISSTNDDYIFRSLDLDEVDSSGNLKYPFPQEGKNYYGNLNGEPSGNTNKNLWKKYIKWVRSDGTVKNYGYRKKYGYRTLMGYLIEQRKLNSQSEDLWRAPIYPFHAMKEGVTLFTQFLSGLEFGDHIGLVTYDDTSRVQSVLNEQGISESVDLGDDLITNQYSDIDAIQRHKQASHYAPYTGMGYGIKDAKELLQSHGRAGARPTILVMTDGNANRSPSGWSLPGSWDWDDVTDFDDDGQSDYSTNDRDKQYAFWQAVEAANLGYTVHTMTVGEGADRSLMQAMAKACNGIWIDAPGGATIEDMKSQLLTAFGKIAANVPPAKLLADPESDY, encoded by the coding sequence ATGAGACAACTGCAACAACTGAAAGATGAGGAAACCAGTTCCCCGCACGACCAGAGTCGTCGCGGTGCGTTCATGGTAATGGCAGCGCCATTCCTCGTCGCAACCATGGGCTTCATGGCGTTTGGTATCGACATCGCTGTGATCACAATGACCAAGACCAGGATGCGGAATGCCGTCGAAGCGGCTGCGCTGGCTGCGGCGCAGCAGATTACTGATGCCGTCCAGACGACGGCTGATGGAATCGGTGGCAGCGACAATGTCAGCAGCGATGTGCAGGATGCGAATTCCATTGCCGTCGAAACTGCCAGAGCCGTTGCTGAGAAAGTCGCTCGGTTGAATGGGGTCTATATTGATCCTGAGACCGATGTCGAGTTCGGGAAACGCTACCAGGACAGCTCCGGAACATTTCACATGGTCTGGGGCGAAAACGCCAAGCCATATAATGTGGTGAAAGTCACGGCCCGTAAAGATAATGCTACCGAGGGACAGCCTGACTCACGTCTACAGTTGTTCTTTGCTGGTTTCATGAGTGAGAAAACAGCCGCTGTGACAACTTCCGCAATCGCGTTTATTGAAGCACGCGATATTGTACTCGTACTCGACTATTCAGGTTCAATGAGTTACGACAGTGAATTTGATGCAATGTCTTCTTATCGCCTGGGGAAATCAGCCGTCGAAGCCAATCTGGATGATATCTGGGATACTTTAGTTGCTTCCGGGGCGACTTATTCCGATACCGGAAATCTGAAATTTCCGGCAACGGGTTACGGCAAAATTGATTCTGCCGTAGGAAAGTATATCAGTTCGACGAATGATGATTATATTTTCAGGTCGCTGGATCTGGACGAAGTTGACTCCAGTGGTAATTTGAAATACCCCTTCCCTCAGGAAGGCAAGAACTACTATGGTAATTTGAATGGGGAGCCTTCTGGTAACACGAATAAAAATCTGTGGAAAAAATATATTAAGTGGGTTCGCTCTGACGGGACTGTCAAGAATTACGGGTACCGCAAAAAATATGGGTATCGTACTTTGATGGGATATCTGATTGAACAACGCAAGTTGAACAGCCAGTCTGAAGATCTGTGGCGGGCTCCTATTTATCCGTTCCATGCGATGAAAGAAGGCGTGACGCTGTTTACCCAGTTCCTCAGCGGGCTGGAGTTCGGCGATCATATCGGGCTGGTGACTTACGATGATACGTCACGGGTTCAATCTGTTTTAAATGAACAGGGGATTTCTGAGTCTGTTGATCTGGGGGATGATCTGATTACCAATCAATATTCCGATATTGATGCGATCCAGAGACACAAGCAGGCTTCTCACTACGCTCCTTACACTGGTATGGGTTATGGGATTAAGGATGCAAAAGAGTTACTGCAGTCCCACGGCCGCGCTGGTGCTCGCCCTACCATCCTGGTCATGACCGACGGGAATGCAAACCGCTCGCCTTCGGGCTGGTCACTGCCGGGAAGCTGGGACTGGGATGATGTGACCGATTTCGATGATGATGGTCAGTCTGACTACTCCACCAATGATCGGGATAAACAGTATGCGTTCTGGCAGGCTGTGGAAGCAGCCAACCTGGGGTATACGGTTCACACCATGACCGTGGGTGAAGGAGCTGATCGCAGCTTGATGCAGGCCATGGCCAAAGCGTGCAATGGTATCTGGATTGATGCCCCCGGTGGCGCAACGATTGAAGACATGAAGTCACAGTTACTGACTGCCTTCGGTAAGATTGCCGCCAATGTTCCTCCAGCGAAATTACTGGCGGATCCGGAAAGTGATTATTAA
- a CDS encoding TadE/TadG family type IV pilus assembly protein: MQVMQKQRRQSVISKQSRRGVAAVEFALIAPVFLALLLGMVAVRKAVHTTTVMDAALAQAGRLASMDAGLKLPAGKTLNDKIILDVRNFLRASGIENDETNLVVTITHAEDENGVPLDPMPNPPSTGTDFDLSNSDNRNRLFRIGIEIPEGASNSTLSDIMNLEGSMAKPMSGDPVWDLILNNGTTKIVN; the protein is encoded by the coding sequence ATGCAAGTCATGCAAAAACAGAGAAGGCAGTCCGTCATTTCAAAGCAAAGCCGCCGCGGAGTCGCAGCGGTTGAATTTGCATTAATTGCGCCAGTTTTTCTGGCGTTACTTCTGGGTATGGTGGCAGTGCGAAAGGCCGTTCACACCACGACTGTCATGGACGCTGCCCTGGCCCAGGCAGGCCGTCTGGCTTCGATGGACGCCGGTTTAAAGCTTCCCGCTGGTAAGACTCTGAATGACAAAATCATTCTGGATGTCCGCAATTTTCTGCGTGCATCAGGAATTGAAAATGATGAAACCAATCTGGTGGTCACAATTACCCATGCGGAAGATGAAAACGGGGTTCCTTTAGATCCCATGCCCAATCCTCCCAGCACAGGGACTGATTTTGATTTAAGTAATTCCGACAACCGAAACAGGTTATTTCGAATTGGGATTGAGATTCCCGAAGGCGCTTCGAATTCCACGTTGTCAGATATTATGAACCTGGAAGGTTCGATGGCCAAACCAATGAGTGGTGATCCTGTCTGGGATCTGATTTTGAATAACGGTACGACTAAGATCGTCAACTAG
- a CDS encoding TadE/TadG family type IV pilus assembly protein gives MMLKRHRRQALNLKNVEARSGLALVELAFVTPVFLVFVYAIFEFGYAYMISNIIQEATQEGAKLGRCEEVTTAQVETKVKALLNTVFDADLAEIMVKDASQFDTPGADVSQINYKTLPDLELTNAKKAQLFLVRVEVPYKDVRLLSSFFVDPVKAAEAAAKEDSMVLSGHSVRRHE, from the coding sequence ATGATGTTGAAGCGGCACCGCCGACAGGCATTGAATCTGAAAAATGTAGAAGCACGTTCCGGTCTCGCCTTAGTGGAACTGGCATTCGTGACTCCGGTCTTTCTTGTGTTTGTTTATGCCATTTTTGAATTTGGCTACGCTTATATGATTTCCAATATCATTCAGGAAGCGACACAGGAAGGCGCCAAGCTGGGGCGTTGTGAAGAAGTGACGACCGCACAGGTGGAAACCAAAGTCAAAGCCCTGCTGAATACCGTCTTCGATGCCGATCTTGCTGAAATCATGGTCAAGGATGCCAGTCAGTTTGATACCCCAGGCGCAGATGTATCGCAAATTAATTATAAGACCCTGCCCGATCTCGAATTAACCAACGCGAAAAAAGCCCAGTTATTCCTGGTTCGCGTTGAAGTGCCTTACAAAGATGTTCGATTACTAAGCTCGTTTTTTGTTGATCCGGTCAAAGCCGCAGAGGCTGCCGCCAAAGAAGACAGCATGGTCTTGTCCGGACATTCCGTCAGACGTCACGAGTAA
- the folK gene encoding 2-amino-4-hydroxy-6-hydroxymethyldihydropteridine diphosphokinase, with protein sequence MNQVYLALGSNIRAEFNLAQAVRLLAGCGEIRQKSSVWQSQPVGDENQADFLNAAVLLETECDAQRIWDEVIPGIEARLLRVRDPLNKNGPRTIDVDLALFNEEQLQIAHRIVPDPDIGNRVFLAVPLAELAPGYCVPGLGRPLSVIAAELQANEGSEFFRRDDVQL encoded by the coding sequence ATGAATCAGGTGTATCTGGCTTTAGGCAGTAATATTCGGGCTGAGTTCAATCTTGCCCAGGCCGTCAGGCTGCTGGCAGGCTGTGGTGAAATTCGCCAGAAATCGTCAGTCTGGCAGAGTCAGCCGGTGGGAGATGAAAATCAGGCTGATTTTTTAAATGCGGCAGTTCTGTTAGAGACCGAATGTGATGCGCAGCGGATTTGGGATGAAGTGATTCCGGGAATTGAGGCTCGGCTGCTGCGTGTGCGTGACCCTCTTAATAAAAATGGGCCGCGTACCATTGATGTTGACCTGGCTCTCTTTAATGAAGAGCAGTTGCAGATTGCCCATCGCATCGTCCCTGACCCGGACATCGGCAATCGCGTGTTTCTGGCGGTGCCACTGGCTGAACTGGCACCGGGATATTGTGTGCCCGGTCTGGGAAGACCCCTGTCAGTGATCGCAGCAGAACTACAGGCGAACGAGGGATCCGAATTCTTCCGGCGGGACGATGTGCAGCTTTAA
- the folB gene encoding dihydroneopterin aldolase, with the protein MPDQIHISDLLLRTIIGINDEEREKKQDVLINITMQVDLKTAGQSDDINDAVNYRTITKEIIELVESSHFQLVEKMADQVAQICLQDHKVHSAEVQIEKPGALRFARSVGVTVFRTREDVSGV; encoded by the coding sequence ATGCCTGATCAAATTCATATTTCCGACTTACTGTTACGCACGATTATCGGCATCAACGATGAAGAGCGAGAAAAAAAACAGGATGTGCTGATCAATATCACCATGCAGGTGGATTTGAAAACAGCAGGCCAGTCAGATGATATCAATGATGCAGTGAATTATCGAACGATCACCAAAGAGATCATTGAACTGGTTGAAAGCTCACATTTTCAACTGGTGGAAAAAATGGCGGACCAAGTCGCGCAGATCTGTTTGCAGGATCATAAAGTTCATTCAGCAGAGGTGCAGATTGAGAAACCAGGTGCGCTGCGTTTTGCCCGGTCGGTCGGAGTGACCGTCTTCAGAACGCGTGAGGATGTTTCAGGAGTCTGA
- a CDS encoding polysaccharide pyruvyl transferase family protein — protein MNQTPVSRRHWLKQTLIHSMGLAAAGQLQMASSFANPSKSAEKPPVILLRSGWQTVNIGDIGHSPGILKLLEVYAPEFEIILWPNSVDRGVEPMLKKRFPKLKIVKGRLNRNGKLDSKELQQAFEKADFFLHGSGPSVVSRRELTFWKQQTGKPYGIYGVTVSEINPELHELLSGADFIFTRETHSLKNLKEAKVTSAQQDFAPDATFAIDLTDDVKASAFQQKHQLQPGNYLCAVPRLRYTPYHKIHKSSRWSQEKIEEVESVNQQYQEQDHAKLRAAIIEWVRTSGQKAVVCPEMTYQTEIIHPLVIDPLPADVKSKVVAHDEYWLPDEAGSLYRDAAAVVSMECHSPIIACAFGTPGLYVRQPTDTIKGQMWYDIGLKDWTFEIDEVNQQQIAERVIQIYNHKAQTEDKLKAVMQSIHERQQNTMQILKQAVLKAHSS, from the coding sequence ATGAACCAAACCCCCGTATCAAGACGTCACTGGCTGAAACAGACTCTGATTCACTCCATGGGACTCGCTGCCGCCGGGCAGTTGCAGATGGCTTCCTCATTCGCTAACCCCTCAAAGTCAGCGGAAAAACCGCCGGTGATTTTACTCAGGTCAGGCTGGCAAACCGTCAATATCGGCGATATCGGTCATTCTCCTGGCATTTTAAAACTACTGGAAGTATATGCTCCCGAGTTTGAAATCATTCTCTGGCCGAACAGTGTCGATCGCGGCGTGGAACCGATGCTGAAAAAACGTTTTCCCAAACTGAAAATCGTCAAAGGTCGTTTGAACCGCAACGGGAAACTGGACTCAAAAGAATTACAACAGGCCTTCGAAAAAGCGGATTTCTTTCTGCACGGCTCTGGTCCCAGTGTTGTCTCCCGCCGGGAACTGACATTCTGGAAACAGCAAACCGGTAAACCATACGGCATCTACGGCGTCACCGTTTCCGAGATCAACCCCGAACTTCATGAACTGCTCTCGGGAGCCGATTTCATTTTTACCCGTGAAACACATTCGCTTAAAAACCTCAAAGAAGCCAAAGTGACGTCAGCCCAGCAGGATTTTGCCCCCGATGCGACCTTTGCCATTGACCTGACCGATGATGTCAAAGCATCCGCATTTCAACAGAAACATCAGCTCCAACCGGGTAACTATCTGTGTGCCGTCCCGCGTTTACGCTATACACCTTACCACAAAATCCATAAATCCAGCCGCTGGTCTCAAGAAAAAATCGAGGAAGTGGAATCGGTTAATCAGCAGTATCAGGAGCAGGATCATGCTAAACTACGCGCCGCTATTATAGAGTGGGTTCGGACCAGCGGTCAGAAAGCGGTCGTCTGTCCCGAAATGACCTATCAGACGGAAATCATTCATCCCCTGGTCATTGATCCGCTGCCCGCCGATGTCAAATCCAAAGTCGTGGCCCACGATGAATACTGGCTGCCTGATGAAGCCGGCTCATTGTACCGCGATGCCGCCGCGGTGGTGAGTATGGAATGCCACTCTCCGATCATCGCCTGTGCTTTTGGTACCCCCGGGCTCTATGTCAGACAGCCCACCGATACGATCAAAGGTCAGATGTGGTACGACATCGGCTTAAAAGACTGGACTTTTGAAATCGATGAAGTCAATCAACAGCAGATTGCCGAGCGTGTCATTCAGATTTACAACCACAAAGCCCAGACAGAAGACAAGCTGAAAGCGGTCATGCAGTCGATTCATGAACGACAGCAGAATACCATGCAGATATTAAAGCAGGCCGTTCTGAAAGCACATTCATCCTGA